GAAAAAAATATGGGGCTGTGAAAACAGCCCCTTTCTTTTTCAACCAAAATCTGAACCAATGGTGGTCAGAAAATCTTTACCAGCAAAAACCAATAATAAAATAACCAGAGGGAAAACTGCTTAGCCTCCAAGGCGGGACAACCAATCACACAATCTTACAAAGCAGGGCGAAACTACAAAATCCGTCAACATAAAAACCATAATTTTATATAAATGGTAAATCTTCTGCGATGAACAGAAAAAAAACGTCGCTGAAAATGATCTGTAAACAGAATATTTGTAACTTCAGTAATAACGGCGATGATCTGATTTTGTGACGATCAAAACTGTTGAAGCAGCTGCCCCAAATTCCTTCGGAAAATCCTATCAAGCCCGTTACCAGTCTTCATCTTATATACTTGTTGTTTATTCACCAATAAATCAGCAATTATATGTCTTTTAAAGCGACCCTGTTGTTGGAAGGATCGACCATGAATGTGCTGGAATGTCATTTTACCTTTTCACAGGCAACGGACGAAACCGGCAAACCTTCCCACCGGCCCCGAGGGGGCGTTATCCGTATTGTTATCGAGTCAGACGGCAGCAGCCGGCTTTTCGACTGGATGATTTCCAATACCGGCGTTAAAAGCGGTACTGTTACTTTCTGGCGGCGTGATGTGATGTCGCGGATGAAAGAGTTACGCTTCACCGATGCCTATTGCGTCCGGTATGGTGAGCATTTCAACGCCAGTGGCGACATCCCGATGCAGGTGCGGTTAAAGCTGTCCGCCCGGGAGCTGGCATTGAACCAGAGTGTTTATCAGAACCCCTGGCCGCATTCCTGATTCGTATATACGTTACTGTTAACCCGAAAAAATTAATTGTCATGCCTTTAAACACATTGACCCGAATAACCATAGATGGAAAAACGTTCCCCCATTTCCGGGAGTTGCTGATCCGGCAGCGGATCGACGGACATCATACATTTGAAATACATATTGACCAGGGATGGCTGGCCAGTTTATGGCCGGACGCATCCGGCAAGGGACAGGACCTGCTGGGGAAAGACGTATGGGTGGAGATATCCGCCGCCGCAGCGCCGCAGACGGGCACCCTGCATTTCAAGGGGCTGGTCACCGCCATTCATACCGGCAAAAAAGGCGACGCCACGGCGGGTTTTTGCGTGCTGAAAGGAACCGACCCGGGTATTGTGCTGGACGGGGAGCCACAGTTACGGGTATATGAGACCCAGACGCTGTCCCATATTGCACGGCATTGCCTGAAAGCAGTGTCAGCCCATGCAGATGTGCGGATAACGCCGGGCAATACGGCCCATCATCCCTACCTGGTGCAGTACCGAGAGAGTAATTATGCTTTTCTGCAGCGGCTGGCGGCGCGCTTCGGGGAATGGTACTTCTATAATGGCCAGCAGATGATCTTTGGCGCCTACGCCCCCGCTAAAATTATCCTGTCGCATCCGCGGGAGCTGGTACATTTCGATATACGGCTGCAACTGACTTCCGGCAACCGGCGCTTTACCGGTTATGACTATGAGACCGGAGCTGCCGTCAGCAGCGGGCCGTCGCCGATGCCAGCGGCGGGCACCGGGCCGCTCACCGCACGGGCAAGAGCTGCCAGCAGGCAGCTTTACCAGGAAGAAGGTTACGACAAAACGGTGTCACAACATATGGCCGGCATTGCCTTACAGGCACAGCTTCACGAAAAACGGCAGCTGGCCGCGTCCGTAGAGCTCACCGGAAAAAGTGAGCACCCCGGCATTCGCATCGGTGATATTATTGAAGCAGCCGCTTCCCTCTCTTCACCTGACCTTGAAGGGACGTTTACCGTCACCCGTATTGACCATCATTGTCAGGGAGACGGTGCTTATTTCAATCAGTTCACCTGCACCCCTACAGATTGTTGCATTCCATCCGGCCATAACGGTATTGCACCCTGCTGCGAAGCGCAAAGCGCTATTGTCACGGACAATCATGATCCGGAAGGGATGGGGCGCATCCGGATACGGTACCGCTGGCAGCAGCATGGAAGCTCGCCCTGGATACGGCTGATAGCTCCTCATGGCGGCGCTGGCAAAGGGTTTCATTTTATTCCGGAAAAAGGCGAAGAAGTATGGCTGGACTTTGAAGGCGGTAATCCCGAGCTGCCTTTTGCCATGGGCACCGCATATAACGGTAAAGACAGTACGAAATTCAGCGACGCCGGAAATAACCTGAAGATCATCAAAACACGAAGCGGCCATACCATAGAGCTGGACGACAGCAGCGGCGCGGAACAACTGCAGATACATGACCGCAACGGCAACGTGATACAGCTTGACACCCATCGCGGAAACATTACGATCGCTTCCCCGGGACAGCTACATCTGAAAGCCAACCATATCAGCATCGAAGCTACCGATCAGCTGGACATGCATGCCGGCGGCAATCTCACCCAGGGGGCGGGAGAAAACATCAGCCTGTATGCCGGAAGCCATACAACGGTGTTGGCAACACATATCATTCAACAGGCAAATGACAGTTTTACCCTCACTTCGCGTAAGCTGGAAGAGCAGGCAGAAAGCATATTGATCAACAGTATCCGGGAAGACCTGACACTGATGGCCGCCGGTACCGTTGCTATTAACAGTGTGGAAAAAATAAAACTGTCGTGATATGATACCATCCAATAACTCAGCCAGGCACCTGGTATGTGAAGGCGCACTTTGCAGCTGCGACAAGGCAGTGGCACCGGCGGCCGTAAAGGTGGTGTCACACGACCGGTACTATGTTCACGGCAGCAGTGGCACAGATCGCCCGGTAGTCACCACACACGAAAATGATCAGCGCGCCCTGCATTTCAGCAGCTGCCTTGCCGGCGGACAGCCAGCGCCCTGTACGCCCCAACTGTTATGGCAGATACCGGCCAGTCAACAACGTATTGCATTGGCCAACGGCGCTTATCCGCTGCCAGACAATGCCACCGCGCAATGTCTCACCAAAGGAGGCCGGCTGAAGATCCTCACCCATGGGCAACTTCCCTCCGGTGACAATGACCCTCCGGGTTTGTACAGCGGTGACAATCAGCCTCCGGCCGACAAACTGTCGATGACTTTTCCGCAGCAGGCGCCACATATCCAGCGGATCAAAGGCCCGGCAAAAGTACGTCAGCTAAGCAATGCCTCGTGGGAGGTGACTTTTGACCGCCCGCCTTCCTCCGGAGATATTGCCCTGTTGCACTGGGTACTTGAAAATGAACAAGGCATAGCAGCAGTTTCCTTACATGGCGACCATATTTTCCGTCATCATTTTCTGCACAACGGGGATTACACGCTGCGTGTTTTCAGCGGAGAAGACTCGGAAGCCATGCTGACACAGAGGGTACAGGTCACGCCCACCGGCATCGTCTGTTCTCAGACTACCGCCAGGCCGGGACAACCGATCCGCTTCACCGTGGCAGACGCAACATCTGCTGATATCTTCCGATGGGATTGGAGAGATGATAAAGGCTTTCGCGGCGCATCAGAAAACACCGGCCCGGAAATTCAACTGACGTTTGAGCAACCAGGACTTTACACTGTGCGTGCCACCACAGGCGATCAGACCTGGCAACAGGCCGTTACCATCTGTAACAACCAGATCCAACGTATCCAGGCAGACCGGCAGCCTGTCAGCGGCGCCGTCGTAACATTCGATGTCACCACCAGCCTGCCGGATTTAACCACAAGGGAGCAGCTTAAACTCCACTGGAAGCTGGAAGGCCCCGAAAGCACGCACTGTGCGGGAGAACAAACATTCCGGCACCTGTTTGTTCACTGCGGGCATTATACGCTGTATGCCTATCTTTATAACATACAGCAGGAAGCAGCATTACATTTTGAAGTAAAGAATGCTACTGTTACCACCGCTCACTGGACGACACCGAATGGATATGTTATCCGTCAGGCCGGGCATGATCAGGATGTTTGCCTGTACTTTGGACATACCGGCCTGGAAAAAAGAAAGGTATTGCTGGAAATATACGCCCGGCAGGCTTTTCACAGCAGACTAGTGTACACTTGCTTCATAACCATCACCACAACGCCCGCAGTGTCGCACCCGTTATCCATCAGCAGCTTCCGGCAACAGCTTCCAGCAGGATGGGACAACGAACAACTGCAGCTCTATTTTCAGATCAAACCAACAGACAATATTCCCATCGAGCAACAAAATCGCCCGCAATTACTATTACATCGCCGGCAGCGTATTGTAAACGTATACTTTACCGATCCACAGGACCAACGCATATATTTTATCACCGACCATCATCAGCAGATAGCGCTGAAAATATACGCTGTCAACCTTGCCGGACAGCAATTACAAGTGACAATCCTGCGCCGGAAAAGCTCGCCTCCGTTGCTGAAACCGCTGCACACCTACCCGGCGACGGAGCTGCTGCCATTACTGGAGCATGACGTCATTATCAGCAAACAACAGGTAACCGTCGATAAAACAGGTGCAGTAATGCTTCCTGTACCGCTGGCATCGTTATCTGCCATCAGCCTGATTTATGCATTGATACAACTTCCCGGATATAATGCTGTGTACTCGCGACAGCTATTTGTGTACCTTGGTAACCAACTGCGGCTGTCGCCCGCCATAAAAGCACGTTCCACCGCTGTCATAGAACGGGTATCCGTTTCACAAGGTCCATCAGAATGTCAGTCACTGGTATGGGGTAGCAAAGTAAGTTGCGCGTTTCGGAAGAAAGTCATCAGTATTGCACGCAAGTTACAAGCAGACCCGAATCACCTGATGACTTGTATGGCATTTGAAACAGGCGGGTCTTTTCTGCCGCATTTGCTGAATGGGTATAAGCCGGGGACTACGCCGGCAGTAGAGAAATTGACGGAAGGGGTGTTGGCGGAGCATGCGGTGGGGTTGGTGCAGTTTACGCAGACGGCGATTGATCAAATGAATAGCCGATGGAAGTTAAAAGCTACCAAAATGAAATTAGCACACATGTCAGCCGAAGAACAGCTAGATTACGTGTATCATTATCTGCGCAGTTTTAATGGAAAGTTTAACTCACTAGAAGATTTCTACTTAACGATTCTAAAACCAGAATCGGTTGGAAAAACTGAAGATCATATTGTATTTAGTATGGAGCAGGATGCAATAAATAAGAGAAGTTGGTATCAAAAAAACAAAGGGCTTGATATTGACAAAGACGGCGTTATACATAAAAAGGAGGTACGTACAATAATTTTCAAAAAGTATACCGAGGGACTAAATTATAGAAATAACTGTAGCCTCAATTGTCCAATGCTTATAAATACCCAACCGTCTAAAGAAAGGTGGTATCACCCGTTACCCAATATGCAGTTGAGGGGATGGTATAGCTGCTGGGCTCCTGAAAGAAGTAGATTTGGGATTATCACCGAGCGCAAGAGTGGCAAACATCAGGGGTTAGACTTTTACGCACCTGAAGGAACTCCTGTCTATGCATGTGTTGATGGAGAGATAGCTTCCTCTCATTATTCTGATTCCTACGGCAATGTCTTGGTTCTCTATGGAAAATATAATGATGATTATTATTATTTCTTTTATGCGCACTTACAAGCGCCTTCAAAATACACCACAGGACAAAGTGTGAAAATGGGCGACATTATTGGCTTTACAGGGAAAACAGGAAATGCTAAAAGTGTGAAACAAGAACAAGAGCATCTACACTTTGAAATACGGACGAAGGAAATTGTAGGAAAAGGTTTTGATGGTCGGATCGACCCCTTACAAATCATCACCGAACTTAACACAAATGAAATTATCAACCCTCAAAAGGAACTTCAATATGCTAAATCCATTTAAAAAAAATCTACTAATTCAAGTCTTGAATTTAACTTTTTTAGGTTGTGGTAATCAAACTCCAAATTCGCTAGGAGAAAACATCATATCAAACTGGCCAAGAAAATACAATCTTAGTACTTCAAGAAATGAAATCATGAATGGAATGATTGTCGGTACTGACTACCAAATCAACACCACAGACGACAGCTGTCTCTTCATCGGTGATGGCATACAGTACGCCTTCGAAGCCAAGTGTGCCCTCAAAACCAATAATGACACACTTCTGGGGTACTTTTGTTACGACGCTCGTGGCATAGAGCAATATTGGAGCCAGGAGCAACCCCTTTTCAAAATCTTCCGAAAAGACACCAACTACTACATTATTTCAAGTGCTATCCTTGAGGACACGACAAAAACCTATCTGTTAAAACATACCCCGGAAAGCAAAAAAATTCAATAGCTTTATATTCAACTTAACCGTGAATTGTGAATAAAGCTATTATCCTTTTATCGTTTTCTGTAGTAGTATTATCCTTAGGAGCCTGTAACCAGTCGGAGCAGCCTGGCAAACCAGGCGGTGGCGGCTTTTTTTCCTCCAAAGCCGGTAAGCCGGTGGCTTTTAAGCTACAGTCGGGGCATCCTGACAGCGGCCGTGCATCCTTTGCTTTATCGGGGATAACTGTATCATTTGATCAGACAGCTGATGCGTCGCAAACCATCAGCATTAAAAAAGACGAAAAACGGCTGATCAACTATATCCGGACGGCAGATACAGCTGAGAAGGCCCTGCCGACGCCGTATATGACGATCAACGGGAAGGATACCGTTATTACGTTTAACATCCGGCAGGATGCATTCCGTTTTAAAATAAAAGGCAACAGGGCCACCTATACGAAAACGAAAGATAGCACAGCGAAGCAGTGATACAGCATAAAAAAGGCCGGCCCAACGGGCCAGCCTTGTATGACTGAATAATCAGGACAAAACCTATTTAAAATCAATAGGAATAGCCAGTTTAACACTAAAATTACGTCCTACGTTAAAGACACCGGAGCGCCCAGTTACTTCGTTCACCGGTGCGTATTTCAAACGGCTCAGGTGATTCTGGTAAGCTACATCACCGATGTTATTTACTGCAAAATGCAGCGAGAACAGGGTTTTGTTATGTTTATTCACAAACTCTGAACCCAGACCGGCATTCAGCAGCGTATAACTTCCTGTGGCTGTCTCGGTCTGATAAGCAGAGAACACATCATTCTGGGCAAAATTCATATCCATCTGTATTCCTATGTAAGCATTGCGCAGCGGGCCACCTACCTTTTTAAACTTGCCTTTCAACTCAGACAACCATCTGGCGGCGGGGATATTAGGCAGGTTTTTAGTTGAGTCGGTAGCGTTAACGGCAGTACCTCTTACATAGGAGAGGGTATTTTCAAAATGCAGCCAGTCAATAGGATGCGGGTGTATATCCAACATCAGCTCGCCACCATAGAGATTGGCATTAGCTTGTTGATACTTGAAGGCGGCAAATCCCTCGGCATTGTCATCAACCGGGATAGAATCGGTACCGGCCGCATTAAACAGTTTGCGGGAGAAGATGAAGTTGTTGATATGATTGTAGAACACATTGGCAGCCAGTGAAACGTGCTGGGTATTGAACTCTACGCCTCCGTCTATCTGCGTGCTCACTTCCGGCTTCAGGTCCTGGTTGCCGTATTCATATTTGATAGTGCCTTCATGTACGCCGTTGGCAGCTAGTTCAGAGATGTTTGGAGCGCGGAAGCCGCGGGCAGCATTGAGCTTCAGCACCACCCGATCGCTGACTTCATAGCTAAGTCCCACGCTACCGGACACATTGGAGAAATTACGGTTGAACGCTTCAAATTTTGTTTCGCCGGATGCGGCGGGCTTGCCGTCAGCATCGAGGAAGAGTGATTTGGAACGCATGGAACGACTGTCAAAACGTACGCCACCGCTCAGGGTGAGCTTGTTGAAGGTTTTGCTTGTCACCGCAAAAGCGCCGATATCGAACAGGTTATAGGCGGGGATGAGGAATTCCTCGCCAGAGATTTCATTTTTCTGCTGCATACCGTTTACACCGACAGTCGTCTGCCAACCGTTCATTTCAGGGAGGTAATATTTGGCGGCATAGTTGAATGTCTGCAATTTCAGCCAGAGCCCAGGCTCATCGGGATGCAGGACATCTCCGAACTCACGACGGTTGTTCCAC
The Chitinophaga varians genome window above contains:
- a CDS encoding DUF5991 domain-containing protein, coding for MLNPFKKNLLIQVLNLTFLGCGNQTPNSLGENIISNWPRKYNLSTSRNEIMNGMIVGTDYQINTTDDSCLFIGDGIQYAFEAKCALKTNNDTLLGYFCYDARGIEQYWSQEQPLFKIFRKDTNYYIISSAILEDTTKTYLLKHTPESKKIQ
- a CDS encoding TonB-dependent receptor produces the protein MATLLLLHPTAQAGIPEDGTFSNALTGKVTDKVTHAIIPGATVYLPDLHVGAATDAQGNYTIKNLPKGKYIVEVHSIGYAAYTETVSVNGTTTKDFELTETLIEKNEVVITGANLATSVKKTPTPISIIRRDVLDQSISTNIIDAIAKVPGVSQLSTGPAISKPFIRGLGYNRVVVVSDGVRQEGQQWGDEHGIEVDDYNVSKIEILKGPASLVYGSDALAGVVNIVPPAPLPQGKIKGNVEANYQTNNGLMAYHADIAGNNNGFSWGAYITQKQAHDYKNKYDGYVFNSRFNNTNYGANIGINKQWGFSRLSFTSFNQHLGLVEGERDSEGRFIKPINDNGTKEEVAVTDSDNKSYSMTVPKQQINHQKLVWDNSLYLHNGGRLGLTLGYQWNNRREFGDVLHPDEPGLWLKLQTFNYAAKYYLPEMNGWQTTVGVNGMQQKNEISGEEFLIPAYNLFDIGAFAVTSKTFNKLTLSGGVRFDSRSMRSKSLFLDADGKPAASGETKFEAFNRNFSNVSGSVGLSYEVSDRVVLKLNAARGFRAPNISELAANGVHEGTIKYEYGNQDLKPEVSTQIDGGVEFNTQHVSLAANVFYNHINNFIFSRKLFNAAGTDSIPVDDNAEGFAAFKYQQANANLYGGELMLDIHPHPIDWLHFENTLSYVRGTAVNATDSTKNLPNIPAARWLSELKGKFKKVGGPLRNAYIGIQMDMNFAQNDVFSAYQTETATGSYTLLNAGLGSEFVNKHNKTLFSLHFAVNNIGDVAYQNHLSRLKYAPVNEVTGRSGVFNVGRNFSVKLAIPIDFK
- a CDS encoding peptidoglycan DD-metalloendopeptidase family protein gives rise to the protein MIPSNNSARHLVCEGALCSCDKAVAPAAVKVVSHDRYYVHGSSGTDRPVVTTHENDQRALHFSSCLAGGQPAPCTPQLLWQIPASQQRIALANGAYPLPDNATAQCLTKGGRLKILTHGQLPSGDNDPPGLYSGDNQPPADKLSMTFPQQAPHIQRIKGPAKVRQLSNASWEVTFDRPPSSGDIALLHWVLENEQGIAAVSLHGDHIFRHHFLHNGDYTLRVFSGEDSEAMLTQRVQVTPTGIVCSQTTARPGQPIRFTVADATSADIFRWDWRDDKGFRGASENTGPEIQLTFEQPGLYTVRATTGDQTWQQAVTICNNQIQRIQADRQPVSGAVVTFDVTTSLPDLTTREQLKLHWKLEGPESTHCAGEQTFRHLFVHCGHYTLYAYLYNIQQEAALHFEVKNATVTTAHWTTPNGYVIRQAGHDQDVCLYFGHTGLEKRKVLLEIYARQAFHSRLVYTCFITITTTPAVSHPLSISSFRQQLPAGWDNEQLQLYFQIKPTDNIPIEQQNRPQLLLHRRQRIVNVYFTDPQDQRIYFITDHHQQIALKIYAVNLAGQQLQVTILRRKSSPPLLKPLHTYPATELLPLLEHDVIISKQQVTVDKTGAVMLPVPLASLSAISLIYALIQLPGYNAVYSRQLFVYLGNQLRLSPAIKARSTAVIERVSVSQGPSECQSLVWGSKVSCAFRKKVISIARKLQADPNHLMTCMAFETGGSFLPHLLNGYKPGTTPAVEKLTEGVLAEHAVGLVQFTQTAIDQMNSRWKLKATKMKLAHMSAEEQLDYVYHYLRSFNGKFNSLEDFYLTILKPESVGKTEDHIVFSMEQDAINKRSWYQKNKGLDIDKDGVIHKKEVRTIIFKKYTEGLNYRNNCSLNCPMLINTQPSKERWYHPLPNMQLRGWYSCWAPERSRFGIITERKSGKHQGLDFYAPEGTPVYACVDGEIASSHYSDSYGNVLVLYGKYNDDYYYFFYAHLQAPSKYTTGQSVKMGDIIGFTGKTGNAKSVKQEQEHLHFEIRTKEIVGKGFDGRIDPLQIITELNTNEIINPQKELQYAKSI
- a CDS encoding type VI secretion system Vgr family protein translates to MPLNTLTRITIDGKTFPHFRELLIRQRIDGHHTFEIHIDQGWLASLWPDASGKGQDLLGKDVWVEISAAAAPQTGTLHFKGLVTAIHTGKKGDATAGFCVLKGTDPGIVLDGEPQLRVYETQTLSHIARHCLKAVSAHADVRITPGNTAHHPYLVQYRESNYAFLQRLAARFGEWYFYNGQQMIFGAYAPAKIILSHPRELVHFDIRLQLTSGNRRFTGYDYETGAAVSSGPSPMPAAGTGPLTARARAASRQLYQEEGYDKTVSQHMAGIALQAQLHEKRQLAASVELTGKSEHPGIRIGDIIEAAASLSSPDLEGTFTVTRIDHHCQGDGAYFNQFTCTPTDCCIPSGHNGIAPCCEAQSAIVTDNHDPEGMGRIRIRYRWQQHGSSPWIRLIAPHGGAGKGFHFIPEKGEEVWLDFEGGNPELPFAMGTAYNGKDSTKFSDAGNNLKIIKTRSGHTIELDDSSGAEQLQIHDRNGNVIQLDTHRGNITIASPGQLHLKANHISIEATDQLDMHAGGNLTQGAGENISLYAGSHTTVLATHIIQQANDSFTLTSRKLEEQAESILINSIREDLTLMAAGTVAINSVEKIKLS
- the tssD gene encoding type VI secretion system tube protein TssD, whose product is MSFKATLLLEGSTMNVLECHFTFSQATDETGKPSHRPRGGVIRIVIESDGSSRLFDWMISNTGVKSGTVTFWRRDVMSRMKELRFTDAYCVRYGEHFNASGDIPMQVRLKLSARELALNQSVYQNPWPHS